The Theileria orientalis strain Shintoku DNA, chromosome 2, complete genome genome has a window encoding:
- a CDS encoding uncharacterized protein (protein of unknown function DUF529 repeat containing protein): MKKYGIIPYIVVYIVALYGHKFVESINPVYDGTPILQRPRDRIDQYIPAPAEGYRSDTSVQEPCLISLNIKNKNQTDRIDYRRNDAKKTDTFIAKQPYIFYQITRNNEILWKAQNDQFFPRVVVKETPTGESFFRIYYNNEATESDIEYDPPPQTAPRADPRTIHQSVPTSGPPSGPETLAKEGVIPVITVDLGYKRSNQYLIYESDASKTREMYTTNKPFLIKKVVQDNEVLWQSRNGMYAYRVLFKQDHEGPRLKVFFPEEQDQLTQQQAQKLPEQFPQQVPQQYPQQVPHQFPLQVQQQLHQQVAQQFPQQVQQQHPQQVAQQFPQQVQQQLPQQAAEQFLQHGPQQRAQTAPGATPKAKTESDSDMDFRIVTRSDVDSPTEAKSEREVQRARRPYYRVQQRAAQHSGSERRAEPRAHPQASVQHPGHPGVQTHPEPQFRPEPRLVPQPKPQPRLRPEDRRESLRDFDYPSSAEPLFERTPRPHQGPDDEPPHTPRAPFEHFSEPEFKSDSDQETRRKRRAEPRREHRAEPSYDDREEHRYVPREEQRHVPGPPQRAPSEDSDERRRRTHHIPLESDGPEESHKELQEPEFRPVSPAYVDPVVLSGKKIPISLDIEFKFCTYLFDYHRHNNLGTYTTKENFIFAKIRRNDKFYCMGSDVTIWQTNDIKVHSTKVNVISDNRVVIHLNSGKTLFYKRGFDSMWFPVDKSSYDPIDWNHMLLELDIGSRRSTQYYEFFSYSKYISRRKGTYLFVARERFRFKMVYNNRTVIWRAYSEDECAYKVGVYRAIGGTEHVTVFLVNGNTRNFMRQLYGLGMGSNWYEDFVIPGYGGPTARETSHVPGPPGRTGINLNLPTFTGQIMDKLSKWYNNVDFSKLYNRNPFSTNTQEDFNKMAQFHATDSGNVKKPAEETESSYKNRTFAFDDDDDEDGPQAEYVDFNANNNKFFRN; the protein is encoded by the coding sequence atgaaaaagTATGGGATAATTCCATACATTGTTGTATATATAGTGGCCCTTTATGGGCACAAGTTTGTGGAGTCTATCAATCCAGTTTATGATGGAACTCCAATATTACAAAGACCGAGGGATCGCATAGACCAGTACATTCCGGCTCCCGCTGAAGGATACCGATCCGATACCAGTGTACAAGAGCCGTGTCTAATAAGTCtcaatataaaaaacaagaatCAAACTGATCGCATAGACTACAGAAGGAACGATGCCAAAAAAACGGATACATTTATCGCTAAACAACCatacattttttaccaGATAACAAGAAATAATGAAATTTTATGGAAGGCTCAAAACGACCAATTTTTCCCTAGAGTGGTTGTTAAGGAAACGCCGACGGGCGAGTCCTTCTTTCGAATATATTACAACAACGAGGCCACAGAATCTGATATTGAGTACGACCCTCCTCCACAGACTGCGCCAAGGGCTGATCCAAGGACTATTCACCAATCTGTTCCCACGAGCGGCCCCCCGTCTGGGCCCGAAACTCTCGCCAAGGAGGGCGTCATCCCTGTCATCACTGTGGACCTAGGTTATAAGCGGAGTAACCAATACCTTATATATGAGTCTGACGCTTCAAAGACGCGCGAGATGTATACGACTAACAagccatttttaattaagaAGGTCGTACAAGACAATGAAGTTCTTTGGCAATCGAGAAATGGCATGTACGCGTACCGAGTCTTATTTAAGCAGGACCATGAAGGCCCGAGGCTGAAGGTGTTCTTCCCTGAGGAGCAGGACCAATTGACACAACAACAAGCCCAAAAACTGCCTGAGCAATTCCCTCAACAGGTCCCGCAACAGTATCCTCAACAAGTGCCTCACCAATTTCCTCTACAGGTTCAGCAACAGCTCCATCAACAAGTCGCACAGCAATTTCCTCAACAGGTACAGCAACAGCACCCTCAGCAAGTCGCACAGCAATTTCCTCAACAGGTACAGCAACAGCTCCCTCAACAAGCCGCAGAGCAATTTCTCCAGCATGGGCCACAACAGCGCGCCCAAACGGCACCAGGGGCAACTCCCAAAGCCAAAACTGAAAGTGATTCAGATATGGATTTCCGCATTGTAACAAGATCGGATGTTGACTCTCCAACTGAAGCTAAATCGGAAAGAGAAGTTCAACGTGCAAGGAGGCCATATTACAGGGTTCAACAACGTGCAGCGCAACATTCTGGGTCTGAACGTCGCGCGGAACCAAGAGCTCACCCACAAGCCTCGGTTCAACACCCAGGACATCCCGGAGTTCAAACTCACCCTGAACCCCAATTTAGACCAGAACCCAGGCTTGTGCCCCAACCTAAACCGCAACCCAGGCTGCGTCCTGAAGACAGACGAGAGTCACTACGAGATTTCGATTACCCATCCTCGGCAGAACCATTATTTGAGCGAACACCCCGCCCACATCAGGGGCCCGATGATGAGCCACCTCATACCCCCAGAGCTCCATTCGAGCACTTCTCGGAGCCTGAATTTAAAAGTGATAGTGACCAGGAGACCAGACGGAAACGCAGAGCTGAGCCCAGACGTGAACATAGAGCCGAGCCTAGTTACGACGATAGAGAAGAACACAGATATGTACCAAGAGAGGAACAGAGACACGTTCCGGGGCCTCCCCAAAGAGCGCCATCAGAGGACAGTGATGAGCGCAGGCGTCGCACTCATCACATACCTCTGGAAAGTGATGGGCCTGAAGAATCGCACAAGGAATTGCAGGAGCCAGAGTTCAGGCCCGTATCGCCCGCATACGTCGACCCCGTCGTACTTTCAGGCAAGAAGATTCCGATTTCACTGGATATTGAGTTTAAGTTCTGCACGTACCTTTTCGACTACCATCGCCACAACAACCTCGGTACTTACACTACCAAGGAGAACTTCATCTTCGCAAAGATTAGGAGGAACGATAAGTTCTACTGCATGGGCAGCGACGTTACGATCTGGCAGACTAACGACATTAAAGTGCACTCCACAAAGGTTAATGTTATATCAGACAACAGGGTCGTAATACACCTGAATAGCGGCAAGACGCTCTTCTACAAAAGGGGCTTTGACTCTATGTGGTTCCCCGTCGATAAGTCGTCGTACGATCCCATAGACTGGAACCACATGCTTCTCGAACTCGATATAGGAAGCAGGAGGTCCACGCAGTACTACGAGTTCTTTTCATACAGCAAATACATCTCACGACGCAAGGGCACGTACCTGTTCGTGGCCAGAGAAAGGTTcagatttaaaatggtttaCAACAATCGCACTGTAATTTGGAGGGCATACTCCGAGGACGAATGCGCATACAAAGTCGGTGTGTACCGGGCTATCGGAGGCACAGAGCACGTGACTGTGTTCCTGGTGAACGGAAACACACGCAACTTCATGAGGCAGCTTTACGGACTCGGCATGGGCTCAAACTGGTATGAGGATTTCGTAATACCGGGATACGGAGGTCCCACAGCTAGGGAAACCAGCCACGTCCCAGGACCACCGGGTAGAACTGGCATCAACCTTAACTTGCCGACATTCACCGGTCAAATTATGGACAAGCTCTCAAAGTGGTACAACAACGTAGACTTTAGCAAGTTGTACAACCGCAACCCGTTCAGCACTAACACGCAAGAagattttaacaaaatggCGCAGTTCCACGCAACTGACTCAGGCAATGTCAAGAAGCCAGCTGAAGAAACAGAGTCCTCATATAAAAACAGAACGTTCGCgttcgacgacgacgatgaCGAAGACGGGCCCCAGGCTGAGTACGTAGACTTCAACgccaacaataacaaatttttcCGTAACTAA
- a CDS encoding uncharacterized protein (protein of unknown function DUF529 repeat containing protein): protein MNVYGKVPSLIFYSYLYIQNIKGHSIPNLKQDLNNYRDIRSKYIKADSSRTGHVSTGANEVGSTQIVNHKRALQQTGTCLVSVDIKERECTEEVYYEYNEEDDTHTFTPTRGCLIRKVTKGTRLLWHSKDFNHQYGSRVFVGINEDSEPVFRVYFPRTEIVEDHREHNPNLVRVDLQDRYSNGFFSYKYDPNLQAHTFTPKPPYAFYKATKGNHVVWKHEDGNFPSRLLIFTDDYGQSVLRVQFPKSDGDMTGEEVEPFDPMEGIEIITEGSPKANDSTKYTVKIDSNVCLFRFNEGAKCTQVRHMGQKVWSHGDFGYEEYPVSVGYFTNKIIDVYMGGPLIFYERSLNGVWKGKESDLIIYVLDPDYPKKKKQISVDQYDLRIEHGDIDYLLYKGVKCTKVKHKYKTIWKYDGDEYPTSITYIEDNMIYIYFTRTFVLYVRDRDGEWNEHHSDDIYKKNRQVYKRSNESRFDMFKWVDKYA from the coding sequence ATGAACGTATATGGAAAAGTACcatctttaattttttattcgtATCTGTACATACAGAATATTAAGGGGCACTCAAttccaaatttaaaacaagaTTTAAACAACTACAGGGATATTAggagtaaatatattaaggCTGATTCCAGTAGAACAGGTCACGTTAGTACTGGAGCCAATGAAGTCGGTAGCACCCAAATCGTAAACCATAAACGTGCATTGCAACAAACTGGGACTTGCTTAGTATCGGTTGATATTAAGGAAAGGGAGTGCACGGAAGAGGTGTACTACGAATACAACGAAGAGGATGACACTCACACCTTCACACCAACGCGCGGATGTCTGATAAGAAAAGTAACCAAGGGCACTAGACTCCTGTGGCACTCCAAGGACTTTAACCACCAGTACGGGAGTCGCGTATTTGTGGGAATAAACGAAGACTCGGAGCCAGTGTTTCGAGTATACTTCCCGAGGACCGAAATAGTAGAGGATCATCGGGAACATAATCCCAACCTGGTTCGAGTGGACCTACAAGACAGATATAGCAACGGATTCTTCAGCTACAAATATGATCCGAATCTGCAGGCCCACACGTTCACGCCGAAACCACCATACGCCTTTTACAAGGCCACCAAGGGCAACCACGTAGTGTGGAAGCACGAGGACGGCAATTTTCCATCACGTCTGCTCATATTTACAGATGATTACGGCCAGTCGGTTTTGAGAGTGCAGTTCCCGAAATCTGATGGCGATATGACAGGGGAAGAAGTAGAACCGTTCGACCCGATGGAAGGAATAGAAATCATAACAGAAGGGAGCCCGAAGGCCAACGATTCGACGAAATACACAGTCAAAATAGATAGCAATGTTTGCTTATTTAGGTTCAATGAAGGCGCAAAGTGCACTCAGGTCAGGCACATGGGTCAGAAGGTGTGGAGCCACGGCGATTTTGGATACGAGGAGTACCCAGTGAGCGTCGGATACTTCACAAACAAGATAATCGACGTGTACATGGGCGGACCGCTGATATTCTATGAAAGGAGCCTCAACGGCGTTTGGAAGGGAAAGGAGAGTGACCTTATAATATACGTGCTGGACCCTGACTACCCTAAGAAGAAAAAGCAGATTAGCGTTGACCAGTACGACCTGAGGATAGAGCACGGAGACATTGATTACCTGCTGTACAAGGGGGTAAAGTGTACAAAAGTGAAGCACAAGTACAAGACGATATGGAAGTACGACGGTGACGAGTATCCAACCTCAATAACGTACATAGAGGACAACATGATTTACATCTACTTCACTAGGACGTTTGTGCTGTACGTCAGGGACAGGGACGGAGAGTGGAACGAGCACCATAGCGACGACATATATAAGAAGAACAGGCAGGTTTACAAGAGAAGCAATGAAAGCCGATTTGATATGTTCAAGTGGGTTGACAAATACGCTTGA
- a CDS encoding uncharacterized protein (thioredoxin domain containing protein) produces MATPAYLINLYILLLIRTVKSKPLVDPMQHELQVVNSKTFTTNVQLARQSNVVGALFYTSADSNASDTISELNHAAKDLKGMINIVSVNCGDHTLRSLCKSELGDDYSTPSFRVYPKIPVPPYTFQKKLLKDEVKKELLKHLPSSVEKVEAGMLAHFMTKHEVMPKVLLFSDKEHPSYIYKALSNAFHKKLLLGFIDVNKHADLKKEYKVTKVPTMLVVKPNAKPQKYTGEFKYLPMFEWLNVNAEAFLLGGGYSDKADPAKAKPWKFDKIPKLNFYSHQDICFNKSHGLCIIYLTNAELTTDERDTLLNLSEKYKGQLTGKWMWMNLGEEKEFSELFAVESLPSLVVFNPKNRLRYFLHDVKTAVTSHSIERMLEKILGGDARFTPLTGHLPKFKLDEMESEEL; encoded by the exons ATGGCAACTCCGGCGTAtttgattaatttatacattcTGCTGTTGATTAGAACAGTAAAATCGAAGCCCTTAGTCGATCCAATGCAGCACGAGCTACAAGTAGTCAATTCTAAGACCTTTACGACCAACGTCCAGTTGGCGAGGCAGTCGAACGTTGTTGGAGCTCTGTTTTACACCTCCGCAGACTCAAACGCCAGTGATACAATTAGCGAGTTGAACCATGCAGCAAAGGACCTCAAAGGAATGATCAACATCGTCTCGGTAAACTGCGGAGACCACACACTGAGAAGTTTATGCAAATCAGAGCTCGGTGATGACTACTCAACACCCTCATTTAGAGTTTACCCTAAAATACCAGTTCCACCATACACCTTTCAG aaaaaattattgaAAGATGAGGTCAAAAAGGAATTGTTAAAACACCTGCCATCTAGCGTTGAGAAGGTGGAGGCGGGAATGTTGGCGCATTTCATGACAAAGCATGAAGTGATGCCCAAGGTCCTACTCTTCTCAGACAAGGAGCACCCCTCGTATATATACAAGGCGCTGAGCAATGCGTTCCAC AAAAAATTACTACTCGGGTTTATTGACGTCAATAAACACGcggacctgaagaaggagtacaAGGTGACAAAGGTGCCGACCATGTTGGTGGTGAAACCTAACGCGAAGCCACAGAAATACACGGGAGAGTTCAAGTACCTGCCGATGTTTGAGTGGCTGAATGTGAATGCAGAGGCTTTCCTGCTCGGAGGCGGCTACTCCGACAAGGCAGACCCAGCGAAGGCGAAGCCGTGGAAGTTCGACAAGATACCGAAACTGAACTTCTACTCACACCAGGACATCTGCTTCAACAAATCACAT GGCctttgtataatttacttgACAAATGCGGAACTGACCACAGATGAAAGGGACACCCTGCTCAACCTGAGTGAAAAGTATAAAGGGCAGTTGACCGGAAAGTGGATGTGGATGAACCTAGGAGAGGAGAAGGAGTTCTCAGAGCTATTCGCAGTCGAGTCCCTACCGTCCCTAGTGGTGTTTAACCCGAAAAACAGGCTCCGCTACTTCCTACATGACGTCAAAACCGCAGTCACCAGCCACTCGATTGAAAGGATGCTGGAAAAGATACTTGGAGGCGATGCCAGATTCACGCCACTCACTGGCCATCTTCCCAAGTTTAAATTGGATGAAATGGAATCAGAAGAACTTTAA
- a CDS encoding mRNA capping enzyme: MYDIYNSKSPLPGLPVESRENSERVLQKVRDLCGWNRPSFPGSQPTSLCREFLPLLFRNDYVVCEKSDGVRALLLSASGSIFLIGRLEEVHEIKMKLPIRGNLTEFQQLTLLDGEVVTDKADNGSVVYRYLCYDGICIQRRPLNKMNLLERLAFVYTDVILPLRQSKMANLQQNLNAQKDSDPREAPNNLEIYLKDFFDITQIKYIDDISVKLPHVSDGLIFTPVNTPYSPGTCKTLLKWKPPHLNTVDFSIDVVYDNTKRPRIVQLYVSDSGTRVFYNEFLAPYGEVYKKIIEMALTDQITQIIVECSWITDSRVYTFIPKIKSDPKNRFQASTEGRIDYDFENGTWVEGGWFAERIREDKNLPNHISVVRSVKSSIEDDITFDMLVEEVENFKRNGKVPLYTKCPLPKSYEIV; encoded by the exons atgtATGATATATATAACTCTAAATCACCGCTGCCAGGACTTCCAGTGGAATCTAGAGAAAATAGCGAAAGGGTTCTCCAGAAGGTTCGAGATTTATGTGGATGGAATCGTCCATCATTTCCAGGTTCCCAGCCAACTTCGCTTTGCAG gGAATTTCTTCCTCTCTTATTTAGAAACGATTACGTAGTTTGTGAAAAGTCGGATGGTGTTCGAGCCTTATTGCTATCTGCTTCAGGATCAATCTTTTTGATCGGAAGACTGGAAGAAGTacatgaaataaaaatgaagttgCCCATTCGTGGCAATTTAACCGAGTTTCAGCAGTTGACGCTGTTGGACGGAGAAGTTGTAACG GATAAGGCCGATAACGGCTCTGTTGTATACAGGTACTTGTGTTATGATGGGATTTGCATCCAAAGGCGCCCcttgaataaaatgaatttgtTAGAAAGGCTAGCTTTCGTTTACACAGATGTTATACTTCCCTTGAGGCAAAGCAAAATGGCAAACCTTCAGCAAAATTTAAACGCTCAAAAAGATTCTGATCCTAGAGAAGCGCCTAATAACCTGGAAATATACCTGAAG GATTTCTTCGACAtcacacaaataaaatatattgatgACATTTCTGTTAAGCTACCGCATGTTTCTGATGGGCTAATTTTCACTCCAGTCAACACACCTTACTCGCCTGGGACGTGTAAAACACTTCTTAAGTGGAAGCCGCCTCATTTAAACACA GTTGATTTCAGTATCGATGTGGTATACGATAACACGAAGAGACCCAGAATAGTGCAACTATACGTTTCAGATTCG GGAACACGAGTCTTTTATAACGAATTTCTTGCACCTTATGGCGAGGTGTataagaaaataatagaaatgGCACT CACGGATCAAATCACACAAATAATCGTCGAGTGTTCATGGATAACGGACTCGAGAGTCTACACGTTCATTCCGAAGATTAAAAGTGATCCCAAAAATAGGTTTCAAGCTTCGACGGAGGGGAGAATAGATTATGACTTTGAGAACGGGACCTGGGTGGAAGGAGGCTGGTTTGCGGAGAGGATACGGGAGGACAAAAACTTGCCGAACCACATTTCAGTCGTCAGAAGCGTCAAGTCAAGCATAGAAGATGACATCACATTCGATATGCTGGTCGAGGAAGTCGAAAACTTCAAAAGAAACGGAAAAGTGCCATTATACACAAAGTGTCCGCTTCCAAAGTCGTATGAAATCGTATAG
- a CDS encoding molecular chaperone protein, with product MPWPIIVAAVGGGVLAARFLYRKYPNLLKFSSSSLKGKLSKDDIANNMGSKLSRSSLSGFGHQMSFSEACNILNVSSTSTKERIRESHKQLMMRNHPDNGGSTYLASKVNEAKDFLLK from the exons ATGCCATGGCCCATTATTGTAGCTGCAGTTGGTGGAGGCGTGTTGGCTGCTCGATTTTTGTATAGAAAGTATCCAAACCTGCTCAAGTTCAGTTCATCCAGTTTAAAGGGCAAACTATCCAAGGATGACATTGCCAATAACATGGGATCTAAGCTTTCTAGGTCAAGTTTAAGTGGTTTTGGACACCAAATGTCATTTTCTGAAGCTTGTAACATTCTTAACGTATC TTCTACATCAACAAAGGAGCGTATTCGCGAATCTCACAAACAGCTCATGATGCGTAATCATCCGGATAATGGAG gatCTACCTACTTAGCTTCCAAGGTAAACGAAGCAAAGGACTTTTTACTGAAGTAA
- a CDS encoding eukaryotic peptide chain release factor, giving the protein MKILHKHKTHTGGIQLKLLIENHDDLWFLYNIAFKGDVIESFTSRKIKTENCNSICVKQEIKKFNVRLCIESVEYTSSYDDVHIVGTNVSENPYIKIGQYHTLDIHPNSTVTLFKDEWNKFCDEKLSNVLNVSKNAEQAFLVIDNGFATLFLVSQYITRQVFKLSHNIPMRKASTNKVNTTTKSSEVFYKMILDKIDTQLDFGIIRMVVVTGPGIIKDLFYEYMKNNSLNLNHLNVHKNISRFIVCNSSFSDKNAINEVLRNPAHSSKLSDVFYVEHNKVIDELKKRLEMNDDKVCFGYDDILKAVNMGAVECILVSDNIIREANSTERKRLNELVEEVKNFGGKAYFFSDGHCSTEYVKNLTGLISLLRYPI; this is encoded by the exons atgaaaatattacataaacataaaacaCATACCGGAGGAATCCAGTTGAAACTTTTGATAGAAAATCATGACGATTTGTGGTTTCTTTACAACATAGCGTTTAAAGGAGATGTGATTGAGTCGTTTACATCTCG GAAGATTAAAACGGAAAACTGCAACTCAATCTGCGTAAAAcaggaaataaaaaaatttaacgTTCGTCTGTGTATAGAG TCAGTCGAATACACATCCTCGTACGACGACGTACACATCGTTGGAACCAATGTGTCTGAAAATCCATACATtaaa atCGGGCAGTATCACACTCTAGATATACATCCTAACTCAACTGTTACACTCTTTAAG GATGAATGGAATAAATTCTGCGATGAGAAGTTATCGAACGTTTTAAACGTGTCCAAAAATGCAGAACAGGCGTTTCTA GTCATTGACAATGGCTTTGCGACGCTCTTTTTGGTATCGCAATATATTACCAGACAGGTCTTCAAGTTATCTCACAACATACCAATGAGAAAGGCGTCAACGAATAAAGTGAATACCACAACAAAG TCATCGGaagtattttataaaatgattttggACAAGATTGATACTCAACTTGACTTTGGAATCATTAGAATGGTGGTTGTCACAGGCCCAGGAATCATTAAG gatttattttatgagTACATGAAGAATAATTCACTAAATTT AAATCACTTAAATGTTCACAAAAACATAAGCAGATTCATCGTTTGTAACTCTTCGTTTTCAGACAA AAACGCAATAAATGAAGTACTGAGAAATCCAGCACACTCTTCTAAGCTGAGTGATGTATTTTATGTTGAACATAACAAG GTCATAGATGAGTTGAAAAAGAGACTTGAGATGAACGATGATAAAGTGTGCTTCGGCTACGACGATATTTTAAAGGCAGTAAACATGGGAGCCGTAGAGTGTATACTGGTTAGCGACAACATAATTAGAGAGGCTAATTCAACTGAGAGGAAAAGGCTAAACGAGCTTGTGGAGGAGGTTAAAAACTTCGGCGGAAAGGCTTACTTCTTCTCAGACGGACACTGCTCAACTGAATACGTCAAGAACCTGACTGGACTCATATCACTACTCCGCTACCCAATCTAG
- a CDS encoding hydrolase — protein sequence MGNAKSIANSIIFPAPQASYDHNLPDLIWIPKRFAGKYSNGDKISSGSFPALYIRSPRPSSLFFIYLHANCCDVGLIKPELYDISEGVNASIIAVEYPGYGISPEINVATGPSIDLRVIATFYFLLSLGIQPSSIVFFGRSIGTGPAACIASHFSKKGIECGGVILQAPYVSIHKIVQATSISIYTDSNIDTSVSIDSDNVNSVDTIRADTAYLVPLYLHTHNSEYFPLGSWLVDNFWDTEKSLREINTNIPVLIIHGLLDEIVPVGHGKKLYESCTSEFKMADFQPKSKHNYYSIKEDLVEPIKKFVEQYSISTNNPVVEVSLPNWCYFNSKHMLKKKSITSNSSHNTLSSSRTLSLQPSRSLSIRTGSQVPTSRSNITSSPLNDAAASVTENEELNEADLGTSVNRNICYNNFSSSLEGHLGHSKRGNNSKQ from the exons ATGGGCAACGCTAAATCGATAGCCAATTCAATTATCTTCCCAGCCCCGCAAGCATCG TATGACCACAATCTCCCGGACTTGATTTGGATACCGAAGCGATTCGCCGGTAAATATTCAAACGGTGATAAGATATCCTCTGGTTCCTTCCCCGCCCTGTACATTAGATCCCCGAGGCCTTCGAGCTTATTCTTCATTTATCTTCACG CAAACTGCTGCGACGTTGGACTAATAAAGCCTGAGTTGTATGACATATCTGAGGGCGTCAACGCCTCGATAATAGCCGTGGAGTACCCTGGCTATGGAATATCTCCAGAGATTAACGTCGCGACCGGGCCTTCGATTGACCTGCGAGTGATTGCAACCTTTTACTTCCTACTCTCACTTGGGATTCAGCCCAGCTCAATAGTTTTCTTCGGCCGCTCCATAGGGACAG GGCCTGCTGCTTGCATCGCTTCACATTTTTCCAAAAAGGGCATAGAGTGCGGAGGCGTCATTCTACAAGCGCCGTACGTGTCTATACACAAGATAGTACAAG CTACCAGTATTAGTATTTATACCGATAGTAATATTGATACCAGTGTTAGTATTGATAGTGATAATGTTAACAGTGTTGATACAATAAGAGCAGATACAgcat ATTTGGTGCCATTGTACCTTCACACACATAATTCAGAGTATTTCCCGTTGGGGTCGTGGCTTGTGGATAACTTTTGGGACACTGAGAAGTCGCTGAGGGAGATTAACACGAACATCCCTGTGCTCATTATACACGGCCTGCTCGATGAAATCGTCCCAGTCGGTCAtggaaaaaaattgtaCGAATCGTGCACGTCAGAATTCAAAATGGCGGATTTTCAACCTAAATCGAAGCACAATTACTACTCAATCAAGGAG GACCTCGTTGAGCCCATTAAGAAGTTCGTGGAGCAGTACAGCATATCGACAAACAACCCAGTGGTGGAAGTGTCGCTGCCAAACTGGTGCTACTTTAACTCTAAGCACAtgttgaagaagaagtcgaTAACTTCAAACTCGTCCCATAACACACTCAGCTCGTCCAGAACCCTAA GCCTGCAGCCGTCACGAAGCCTATCAATCAGAACAGGCAGTCAAGTTCCAACTTCGCGGTCGAACATAACGTCTTCACCACTGAACGACGCCGCAGCCTCAGTCACTGAAAACGAGGAGTTGAACGAGGCTGACCTCGGAACCAGTGTAAATCGCAATATTTGTTACAACAACTTCTCGTCGTCCCTCGAGG GACATCTCGGACATAGTAAACGAGGCAATAACTCGAAACAATAA